A stretch of the Zonotrichia albicollis isolate bZonAlb1 chromosome 29, bZonAlb1.hap1, whole genome shotgun sequence genome encodes the following:
- the ARHGAP45 gene encoding rho GTPase-activating protein 45 isoform X2 — protein MGAGPPQARPAPLLGSARYLFIALYKNPPGTGGARRKRCPPGLPGAPRACAPLPVRAATLGWHHADRDPEPLGGSLAQDTHPRPRPHPRGLWVAASGMLGRAAGRKSYSPSAAAGRAHHPQRSLDSLPRTPTVRLTELSRKDCLDAPGCSVAELPAGSAKLSSSPGTVGTLKRPTSLSRHASAAGFPLPKGHKTPLCYSPMEGGDGPFIDPEDISQLLADVARFAEALEKLRDVVLRDDPKEPQRPLAHECLGETLRILRQVINKYPLLNTLETLTAAGTLISKVKGFHYESNNEADKREFEKAVETIAVSFSSTVSEFLMGEVDSSTILSIPPSDQNQTMESLYGGIPGPRGDGVPSGTDSCATARPAAEEVDVMLQRCEGGVDAALQYAKTISKYMKDLMGYMEKRSVLEIDFARGLQKMANSCKQTISQETSMPFLSIYLLALEQDMEHGASMVQAATTLQQQTFLQPLMVRRLEHEKRRKEIKEQWHRAQRKLQEAEGNLRKAKQTYMQRSEEHDKAKYMAVKAEEEQQNATSSTTTKTLDKKRRLEEEAKNKADEAMATYRTCVADANTQKQELEDTKVNSLRQIHEVIKQTDQVIKSATISFYQLMHMQTAALPVNFQTLCESSKLYDPGQQYASHVRQLQRGDEPDVQYDFEPYVSHNAWSPFTQPQKGSFSASEFSTSAEGAGAGSEGAAAAKESPSGAGAAERRGGRGHQVHKSWPTSVAEADSSLDSNAGEFSHKLQRLSSNGTASSTEELEEKDGTSTPFEQSINGITPELAAPTGPFRNVGLSKAAQTHRLRKLRAPSKCRECNSYVYFQGAECEECYLACHKKCLETLAIQCGHKKLQGKLQLFGQDFTKASQGSSDGIPFIVKKCISEIEKRALKTKGIYRVNGVKTRVEKLCQAFENGKELVELSQASPHDISNVLKLYLRQLPEPLMPFRLYNELMGLAKESLQGTEAKGRAGKGGPELVDRGADTDPVVLSLVLKLRELLQELPRENMATLQFLLQHLRRIMEVEQDNKMTSGNLGIVFGPTLMRPRPTDATISLSSLVDYPHQARIIEALIIFYPTIFEHKDLAPSRRGSGATEEVAHGAEQAPAGSQPVAPLATSPYLERPSDKGNLAFSADSLAESGDRSVDSDSELEDSGEPRTHLTKQGSETSTEEGNFCDEEGLRSRSCSVGQSDDAEGSAAEEQSNLEEQAESRDGTTQPGTSATPRDGTN, from the exons ATGGGAGCGGGGCCACCGCAGGCTCGGCCAGCCCCGTTGCTTGGCTCTGCCAGATATTTATTTATCGCTTTGTACAAGAACCCCCCCGGTACCGGCGGGGCCAGGAGGAAACGCTGCCCGCCGGGGCTCCCCGGTGCTCCCCGCGCCTGCGCCCCGCTCCCGGTGCGTGCGGCCACACTGGGCTGGCACCATGCGGACCGCGACCCGGAGCCCCTGGGCGGCTCCTTAGCACAGGACACCCATCCCCGTCCCCGTCCCCATCCCCGGGGCCTATGGGTGGCAGCCAGCGGGATGCTCGGTCGGGCTGCGGGCAGGAAAAGCTACAGCCCctcggcagcggcgggcagagcCCACCACCCCCAGCGATCCCTGGACTCGCTGCCCCGCACGCCCACCGTGAGGCTGACG gagCTCTCCCGCAAGGATTGCCTGGACGCCCCAGGCTGCAGCGTGGCGGAGCTGCCCGCGGGCAGTGccaagctcagcagcagccctggcaccgtGGGCACCCTGAAGCGCCCCACCAGCCTGAGCCGCCATGCCAGCGCCGCCGGCTTCCCCCTGCCCAAGGGCCACAAGACCCCGCTGTGCTACAGCCCCATGGAGGGCGGGGACGGTCCCTTCATCGACCCTGAGGACATCTCGCAGCTGCTGGCAGACGTGGCGCGCTTCGCCGAGGCCCTGGAGAAGCTGCGGGACGTGGTGCTGCGAGATG ACCCCAAGGAGCCCCAGAGGCCGCTGGCCCACGAGTGCCTGGGTGAAACCCTCCGTATCCTGCGCCAGGTCATCAATAAATATCCACTGCTCAACACCCTGGAGACCCTGACGGCCGCTGGGACCCTCATCTCCAAAGTCAAGG GTTTCCACTATGAATCCAACAATGAGGCAGACAAGAGGGAGTTCGAGAAGGCTGTGGAGACCATCGCCGTGTCCTTCAGCAGCAC GGTGTCTGAGTTCCTCATGGGGGAGGTGGACAGCAGCACCATCCTCTCCATTCCACCCAGCGACCAGAACCAG ACCATGGAGAGCCTCTATGGGGGGATTCCTGGGCCCAGAGGAGATGGAGTGCCCTCAGGCacggacagctgtgccacaG CCCGtcctgctgctgaggaggtggATGTGATGCTGCAGCGCTGCGAGGGGGGCGTGGATGCTGCCCTCCAGTACGCCAAAACCATCTCCAAGTACATGAAGGACCTGATGGGATACATGGAGAAAAGGAGCGTACTGG AGATAGATTTTGCCAGAGGGCTCCAGAAGATGGCAAACAGCTGCAAGCAAACCATCAGCCAAGAG ACCAGCATGCCTTTCCTGTCCATCTATCTGCTGGCCCTGGAGCAGGACATGGAGCACGGGGCCTCCATGGTGCAGGCAGCCACcaccctgcagcagcaaaccttccttcag CCACTGATGGTGAGACGCCTGGAACATGAGAAACGCAGGAAGGAGATCAAGGAGCAGTGGCACCGGGCTCAGAGGAAACTG CAAGAGGCAGAGGGGAACCTGCGCAAGGCCAAGCAGACGTACATGCAGCGCAGCGAGGAGCACGACAAGGCCAAGTACATGGCGGTGaaagcagaggaggagcagcaaaaCGCGaccagcagcaccaccaccaaAACTCTGGACAAGAAGAGGCGGCTGGAGGAGGAAGCCAAGAACAAG GCAGATGAGGCCATGGCCACGTACCGCACCTGCGTGGCCGATGCAAACACGcagaagcaggagctggaggacaCCAAGGTGAACTCGCTGCGCCAGATCCATGAAGTGATCAAACAGACTGACCAGGTCATCAAATCG GCCACCATCTCCTTCTACCAGCTGATGCACATGCAGACAGCGGCGCTGCCGGTGAATTTCCAGACGCTGTGTGAGAGCAGCAAGCTCTACGACCCGGGCCAGCAGTACGCGTCCCACGTGCGGCAGCTGCAGCGCGGCGACGAGCCCGACGTGCAGTACGACTTCGAGCCCTACGTGTCCCACAACGCCTG gtCTCCCTTTACTCAGCCACAGAAGGGCAGCTTCAGTGCCAGTGAGTTCTCCACGAGTGCagagggggctggggctggctcagagggagcagcagcagccaaggagTCACCaagtggggctggagcagctgagagaagaG GTGGGAGGGGACACCAGGTGCATAAATCCTGGCCAACCTCTGTGGCTGAGGCTGACAGCAGCCTGGATTCCAATGCAG GTGAATTCAGCCACAAGCTCCAGAGGCTCTCCTCCAACGGCACCGCGTCCTCCAccgaggagctggaggagaaggacgGGACCAGCACCCCCTTTGAGCAGA GCATCAATGGGAtcaccccagagctggcagctcccacGGGGCCCTTCAGGAACGTTGGTTTGTCCAAGGCTGCCCAGACCCATCGGCTCAGGAAGCTCCGAGCCCCCTCCAAGTGTCGGGAGTGCAACAGCTACGTGTACTTCCAGGGAGCCGAGTGTGAGGAG tgcTACCTGGCCTGCCACAAGAAGTGCCTGGAGACCTTGGCCATCCAGTGTGGGCACAAGAAGCTCCAAGGGAAGCTGCAGCTCTTTGGGCAGGACTTCACGAAGGCGTCTCAGGGCAGCTCGGATGGGATCCCCTTCATCGTCAAGAAGTGCATCTCAGAGATTGAGAAGAGGGCCCTGAAAACAAAG GGCATCTACCGAGTTAACGGTGTCAAGACACGTGTGGAGAAGCTTTGCCAGGCCTTTGAGAACGGGAAGGAGCTGGTGGAGCTGTCCCAGGCCTCCCCTCACGACATCAGCAACGTCCTGAAGCTCTACCTGAGACAG CTGCCGGAGCCCCTGATGCCCTTCAGGCTGTACAACGAGCTGATGGGGCTGGCCAAGGAGAGCCTGCAGGGCACTGAGGCCAAGGGCCGTGCTGGGAAGGGCGGCCCCGAGCTGGTGGACAGAGGAGCCGACACCGACCCGGTGGTGCTGAGCCTGGTGCTGAagctcagggagctgctccaggagctgccccgTGAGAACATGGCCACGCTCCAGttcctcctgcagcacctgagGAG GATCATGGAAGTGGAACAGGACAACAAGATGACCTCAGGCAACCTGGGCATCGTCTTTGGGCCGACGCTGATGCGCCCCAGGCCCACGGATGCCACCATTTCCCTGTCCTCCCTGGTGGATTATCCCCACCAAGCTCGGATCATTGAGGCACTCATCATCTTCTACCCCACCATCTTCGAGCACAAGGACTTGGCACCCAGCAGGCGTGGCTCAGGTGCCACAGAGGAGGTGGCccatggtgctgagcag gccCCTGCAGGCTCCCAGCCTGTGGCTCCTCTTGCCACCAGCCCCTACCTGGAGCGGCCTTCGGACAAAGGGAATTTGGCTTTCAGTGCTGACTCCCTTGCAG AGTCCGGTGACCGCTCCGTGGACTCTGATTCAGAGCTGGAGGACAGCGGGGAGCCACGGACACACCTGACCAAGCAGGGCAGTGAGACCAGCACGGAAGAGGGTAATTTCTGTGACGAGGAGGGGCTGCGGAGCCGGAGCTGCAGCGTGGGCCAGTCCGATgatgcagagggctctgctgccgAGGAGCAGAGCAATCTGGAGGAACAGGCTGAGAGCAGGGATGGCaccacccagcctggcacctctgccacccccagggatggcacCAACTAG